In the genome of Patescibacteria group bacterium, the window GGCAGTGAGGGTTCCTGTTGTTATCGGTTCGTTGGTTGATATTACTTTTATTGCAAAGAGAGAAACGAATGTGGAAGAAGTTAATACTATTCTCAAAAAAGCGGCGGAGGAAACAAGGTGGAAAAAAGTTTTTTCCACAACCGAGGAACCACTCGTGTCATCTGACATCATAGGAAGCATGTATGCATCAATAGCTGACTTAGGATTCACACGAGTAGTTGGAGGAAACTTGGTAAAGGTTCTCTCATGGTACGATAATGAGATGGGGTATACCTACGCACTTGTTGAACATGTAATAAAAAGCGGTAGTTACATTAGTTAGTATGAAGATACTTTTTGCAACTGACCACGCAGGTTTCAAATTAAAAGAAAGCCTTGTTTCTTTTGTGCAGGATCTTGGTTTTGAAGTGGAAGACCTCGGAGCGCATCAATATAACAAAGAAGATGACTATCCTGATTTTGTGTCATTGGTGGCAAGGCAGGTATCGGAAAATCCGGATAAGATTAAAGGAATTATTTTAGGCGGTTCGGGACAAGGTGAAGCAATGGTTGCAAACAGATTTTCAAATGTTAGAGCCGCAGTGTATTACGGCATGAGAGAGAATGTGATAATGCTAAGCAGGGAACATAATGATGCAAATATACTCTCTCTCGGGGCACGGTTTTTAGGAGTAGAAGAGGCAAAAGATGCTGTCAAAATATGGCTCAAAACCTCATTTTCTGGAGATGAAAGGCATACTAGAAGAATCTCAAAGCTAGAACATTTTTCAAAATAATTTTTTAGACTACGTATGATTGAAATTATTCCCGCAGTCATGCCAAAAAATCTAAATGATCTTGAGAGTGTATTGTCACGACTGGTAAAATTGGTGCCGCTCATACAAATAGATGTGATGGACGGAAAATTTGTGCCATCTAAAAACTTTCCATACGAGGTTGGAACTATTATAGAGTTTAAAGATATTATCTCAGGTGAAAAGAAATTTCCCTTTATAGCCGATATTGATTTTGAAGTTGACCTCATGGTGGATAAACCGGAGGAAGTAATTGATGACTGGATTGATATTGGTGCAC includes:
- a CDS encoding RpiB/LacA/LacB family sugar-phosphate isomerase, whose translation is MKILFATDHAGFKLKESLVSFVQDLGFEVEDLGAHQYNKEDDYPDFVSLVARQVSENPDKIKGIILGGSGQGEAMVANRFSNVRAAVYYGMRENVIMLSREHNDANILSLGARFLGVEEAKDAVKIWLKTSFSGDERHTRRISKLEHFSK